One Mugil cephalus isolate CIBA_MC_2020 chromosome 17, CIBA_Mcephalus_1.1, whole genome shotgun sequence genomic window, CCTGGCATTAATTCCCTCTCGACTACATTACCACGCTCCAACAGCCTTCCCCATTCAGCCGGCACCACGACAACGGCAAACAATACCAACAAGGCCGGCAGCGGGGGTGGAATCGGCAGTGGTATTATGGACAGTGCCATCGCTACAGGTGTGAGTAAGTTTGCCACACTGTCACTCCATGATCGGAAGGAGCGCCACCATGAGAAGGACCACAAACGCAACCACAGCATGGGTCACATCAGCAGCAAGAGCAGCGACAAGCTCAACCTGTTGACCAAAACCAAAACGGACCCTGCAAAGACTCTGGGCACGCTGCTTTGCCCACGCATGGAGGACGTGCCCCTCCTTGAGCCCCTCATCTGTAAAAAAATAGCACACGAGAGACTGACTGTACTCATATTTTTAGAGGACTGCTTAGTGACTGCTTGTCAGGAGGGATTTATTTGCACATGGGCGAGGCCAGGCAAAATGGTAAGTTCTTTTTGATGTAGGAAATGTGGGTGATAATTGAAGTGAAGGCATTATGTTTGTCAATCCTAAACGTTTAAGAAACAACGCTTACTCCGAAGGCATACAATAAAATTGATGTTTTGAATAGCATTTTTGTAGGCAGGCAAGTAACATTTCAGACTTGATTTAATGTTCAGCTGCTTtccaacaaaatgaatattaagCCTAAGTTTCAGATATAATATGTGCTGTGAAAGAATACACTgccaggccaaaaaaaaaaaaaaaaagtcaccaccaaaaaaaacaaaaaaccttaAAAGCATAAGCTTCTtcagtgtcacaagatttatttctcTAGTACATCCCAAAGATATTCAACAGGGTCTGGACTCTgaggtggccaatccatgtgtgaaaatgatgtctcatgctccccgATCCACTCTTTAACAAATTGAGCCTGATCAATCCTGGTATTGTCATCTTGGAACATACCcatgccatcagggaagaaaaagtCCGTAGATGGAATAagctggtcattcagtatatagtcagctgacctctttctttgggcataatgttgctgaacctaggcCTACTACAACTACAGCAACTCCAGATCGTAGCACTGCCTCCACAGCATGATAGATGCATCACTTCCCTTCTTACTCTAATGTCTCATCCATGTGGAACAGGGTCAATGTgaactcatcagaccacatgacctccttccattgctccagagtccaatctttttGCTCCCTCGCAAACTGAATTGTTTTTAcgggttagcctcactgattagtggttttatTAGgtctacacagctgttcagtcccaaacCCCTTAAAAGGAAATGGTCtcactttcactattaaacatagccctgagttctgctgttatttttcttagatttgatttcaccaCATGTCTTCCTGAAAGATGGTGGTTCCCCACTATACTTCCAGTTTTTAAGAGTGTGTTGGACCACAGGTGTCTAACATGTGtgcaatgtgcccaaattgccctcattttctttcttttttttttgtttttgttttttgaaggatttattaaatgtaaacattctcccaatttacttgttcttctctgccctgaaacaaatagaaaaaatctggagttgtcgttacttataggttattatgctgttgtgttactggtccacCCTGCTgggatcaaattgggctgtttctgcttcaatctccttatgTCCCATGTTTTCTctgctactcattgcatcagttggggttaaataacttgttgccagctgaaagataatcacaaATGCTtcaattatccaataggaggcttgtaCCTATTTGATTAGTTAAATCCACATGGcgactttctttttttggccaggcagtgtagtTTCTGGTTATATAATCTATTCTGATTATGTACAGGTCTGTGAGATGAAGGAAGACATTAATCCCTATTAAGTGTGTTCATTGGCTCATCATAATCATTCCACAATGCAGAGCAGCATAACATAATAAGTCATCTGCATACACTCACATTTAGGGTTGGGTTCTAGTAGCCAGTCCCATCTTGGAGCCAGTTCCTGGTCATCAAAATGCTCACTTTTCTTAAACTCAGTATACTCTCTGTATTATTGGCAAAGAACAATTATCAGAACATTAGCGTGAGATAAGCAACTTCCGATTAATGTTAATACAATGaatctttgtctgttttttaatgtgcactCTCCGCGTAACTGACTGTTCTCCCAAGACATGATCACATCTATGTTTATGTTGTTCAACAGAGGGGAGACTTTTTATCAAATCAACATTTTGAGCTCACGGCTTGGTGTAAAAGTCAGTTTGTTGCAGCTGTTTTCAGTGCGtcagaacaataaaacattacagaGTTCATTTTAAGGCTAGAGGTCATGAACAGGCCAGcttaattaatgttaatgttaatgttaatgaaattaCTAGCTATTAAGCATTTCCTGCTTCTTGTTCGGGCTACATTTAATAAGATTTGTGAAAGGATTCGATGAAGTGCTATTGAACCACAACCCTACTCACATTTCAGCTTTTATGCAAATAGCTCTGTACTTGCACAAAGAACCTCAGCAGTTCACATGCTTGCAGCTTAACATGTATATACACTTTTGCACATTTCCCTTTGTATGTGGTTTGAGAGATTTTACCAAAATGAGGTACATGATAATCTGGATCATAACCAGTAGACCGAATGCTTGTGCTGTGAGCCTGTTATTTCTTTCCCAGACATTCATGGGATCATAAATGCCGTTGAAATTTcaacataattaaataaagtaaagtaaagtgaGGCTTTGTTCAGACTGCTGGCATATCACATTTAGGGTAGACCGTTCACactattgtttgttttgggtgCCTAGATGTCAGCTTTAGCTGACTTGTTACAGTAGGTTCAGTCCAGCTTTGCTTGCGCAGACGCTTCCGTCTACGGTTCCAGAAAGCAGCTTATTTTGACCAGTGTCCACAGACTGTCCTCACCTAACCACATGGATACTGCTCAATACTTTCATTACTTCACTTGACACCGTCATTGAAGTTCTGAAATCCAATTTAAACATCCAGACTGAGACAGATTTAAATTGCATTTGAAAAGACCTTCAAATGTTGTTTGGATCCTATttggaatgtgtttttttttgtttttttttctgtcaagcCTAGATGCAATTGAGATATGCCAAAAAATATGCGTTTTTGTGTGGTAGTCTGAACAGAGCCTTAGTTTCCCATCGAATCCCTGTGAACGTCAGCTCAAgaggtaaaacacacacacctttggTCATGTTCAAAAGAAGTGCCTTGATaaagaaaaacctctcaaaATCCACTATTGGTCTCACACTGAGCATGTACTTTTCCTGTTGTGCAAAGGGGTTTAATTCAATGCAGGGGTCCAGGATATGGGAAAAAAGaggcttttcttctttttttccttcttctttatttcttttttttggggggggataTTTGTTGCTTGATTTTGAATCAGTATGTGGACTTTCCCAATGCAAATctccttgttttccttttttcaggGTTTATTGTCATCCCAAAACCAAGCCAGCTCTCCCAGTGGAACAGTAGTATAGCCACAATATTTCTGCTGCTAAAGAACCCTGCAACCCAGAGTCTGATGCTGCTCTTCACCCTGCAAGCATTGcaagttttccttttcttttatacCCCTCCCTCTCCCAGTTTTGTTAATggcttttctgttgtttttttgtgtatcaCTCACTTGACCTAGAGGAAGAATGGAACAGGAAGTGGTGCAATTGTGGACTTTTGTGCTAATTGTTCTCTGgagttttaacacattttagattttttttaaaaatatcttttgttttctgtcggTTCTCATCAGACTGTTGTCCTCTCTGGAATTAATGCTTGGCTTTGTTAGATGCAAACCATACTGTTGGGGCTTGAGATTAAAGGGATAGTTCATTTAATTTCCATAATCTCTGTAGCCCTTCTCACCCTTAGGCTCAGGGTTACTGACTTAAGTATGATTTTTGTGGAAGAACTATCCTTTTATGACCAAGTGCGTGAGCATCTGAAAATTTTGCATCCATCTACATTCACCCACcacttctgtcttttcttgACTAGAATCTCCCCATTGATGACTTTGCACTGATTTTCTCAgctattttgtttgtttgtttttataactACTCtaatggaacaaaaaaaaaagagggttgAGGACTGCCTTGTTGCACTCGGCTTTAACATCCTCAGTCTTGAAATCTGAATCTATAAAGCTGGATGCTGCAATCATAgtctttttaaagtaaaaaaaaaaaatagtttgcaCTTAAATTAGTTTATTAGAAGAAAATGGCTTTACATTTTTGGGTGTGCTCACAGATGGCTAATACAGTAGGAGAGgagaatgataaaaaaaaaaaaactattaaaacctTTATCTAttgagcatttattttaatattatttcagaTTCAAATCTGCTCTGTATCATAATGTGTATATTGTAATTAATTGATTTGATGGGGGCCTAAGCAAACTACCATTACTCCAGTGGAAGTTTTGTCATTGATAGTTATATTTCTAAAGCCTAAAGTAtacatattaataatattaaaataatcttgaatacattgttttctgttcttttttgtgtgcattAACATGTGATGTATTGGCATAACAAATGTCTTTGGTTTGAAAATGTTGTAGCTGCCGACAAGAGTTTTTCAACCTCAACTCAACTTTATACTAACTTCATACAAGCAGCGAGAGAGAGCAACAGCTACTATTAAGTTTTAATGGAAGTTGGCAATAAGAACATCATATGTTTCAGATAAACTTTTCTTGACTCTTAAGTGCTGACGCCATAAGGACGCCTGCCTTAGCCGGAAAGCTGCTGAAGAAAATCTGTCAAGTAAACATATGCCACTTTATTAgtaattgggaaaaaaaatcagtttatttcGTTACAATATATGTCAGGAATCTGAGTTAGATAGGTAACGCACGTTAATGAAAACATGATACAAATGATACTTGAATGAAGTTCTTTACTCTGATAATGTGtcacagtaaacaacatgatGAAGAGCAGATTCTGTTTTAATGAGCTCACAGCTCTGaatgaaatttatttttaagccaTAGTTCCTCCACTGAGAGGGAATGGAGGTGGTGGCAAAGCTACATCCTAAACATCACATTCAAATATATAAGACAGACTTCTTACGGTCCAATCAGCAGTCAGTCTCTAAGCATATTAATACAGGCGTCTTTACATACACAGTTAATGGAAGGCTGTTGTTGTTCCATGTTGtgttaatgttgtagctgaggACACTGTTATGTGAATGTTGGACTTTGGACTGGAAGACTATTACCCTTCAAATCAATTTGTCCTCAGGACTTCACTTCATATTCAGTTCTTACAGAAAGAGTTTAACTCTAAcctggtgtttttttatgtttattatccTGCAACTTTGACTCACAGTCAAAGCTTTGAAAATGTAGGTTGTATACGTCTCACTTAAATTAAAATCTGGACTTCAATTTGGCTGCCACAGGATATAAAGATATTCCTGTATAGTTATTTTACTTAATGTTTAGAGTCCTAATCTTGCTGTAATATAAATCTTATTCTTTCATTAATTTACAAGGTTGGACCTTTCAGATCCCTAGAGTATGTAGCTCAGAGTCACTCGTCCCATTATAATTACACACAACCAGGCTCATTCAAGTTatttaaaccacacaaaaaaaaacttggttaAAAAGGTGTATTAGTGCGGGGTGAAAAAAGCCATTTGAGATTCAGAGTTGTAATATAATACCACCTGAACAATGGCAAGTGGTGTGACTGCATTCTGAAGGTACTACTGAAAATGTTGCTTATTGTCAAATATGGTATGGCTCAGCTTGTGTACTGTAATAGTTTGAGACTAATTTAACAgtagttttaaatgtgtaacaCCCGACTAGGTCAAGTAAAGAACTAAAACTAGGCACACTTAACCTAACATATGAACGACTATAATGTCTGTGTGGAGATCACATTGAATTTCACCATCACAATCAGGTTTACCGTCAGAGCTGTAAGATGACAGGTTTTGTAGCCTTCATAtcttaaacatgttttttcatAGAGGCTTCAACAGCAGTCCTCTTCAATCGTTGACCTCTCAACATATCAGCTCTGTTATGTTTTTAAgaggcattttaaaaacaaatacttaaGTGTTTTTGGCTCTCAGTAGCCTCCGTGTTTCCTTTCCAGAGGTGGCATATAGTAGGTCTTGAAAGCTGCACGGTGTGACTCATCCCGGGGCTGTGAAGAGAGGAAATGCTGCCTGAATGCCAAAACAAAGCTCCTATTAAAAAGAGAAGTAGCGAAGCACTTGTTTGGACAAATGAACGTGACATATTTGAAACAAACACGCAAGCtgcattttaatacagttcCGTGGTAATAACTGTTGTGACATCCAGCAAGAGTTAAACGACTCAAGGATTCGAAAATGTTGGCTGGTGTCTGCGTAAGACTGCCGTGTTTACCTTGGCCAACTGTGACTGGCACTTTTTGGACGTGATGGCTGGCAGTGAGCCTCGGTGAGTGACGGTAAACGCAGGCATAGTGGAGACTGGGAAGGAGATCTGAGGTCCGGGTACCACCATGTTGAGCTTGGGCAGCTCTGTTGGGTAATGATGGATGTTTCTTCTGATGAGTGGGTCTGCTACATGTTTCACATTGTGCTGAAGAGAGAAAGTATCAGGCAGTGTTGGGGAAATTTACTTCGGTGTAATTTAACGTTGGCCAGCACAGCTTGGACTTACACTCATTAAAGGTGTTTGTCTTGTGTGCCTTCCCCTCAGTTGTTTGCCAATTCGAGCTGGTCGCCAAATGTGCTCCAAGGAGTTCTGCATCACACTACTTCCAACTCCATCAATAGTCTCAGAAACTCTTTGAAGAGTCTCTGCTTTCTTCTCTGCCATCCTGCCAGAAAAGTACAAACAGTTCTATCACATATGACAGGATACAATTATTTTAAAGTCTTATTAACCATTTAtaatatgttttctgtttcaaattTCACCTGATTTCTCTGAAGTATGTGTGCCTCAGGGCTGTCTCTGCAGAGATGCGCTCATCCGGGTCGTAGGCAAGCATCTGGTAGAGCAGTGACAGAGCTGGAGCTGGGCAGTTTGGGATTAACCTTGATATACCGGTGCCTTTCTTTGGAGGGAAGTTGAAATGCATCGCTCTAGACCTGCCAggacaagcttttttttaactacatGAAACATGTATACTGTTTACACCTTGTAATCCATCGGAGAATGAACACCTACTGCTTGAATTTTTGGAGGAGACTTTGATCTGGTGTCCCCAATACATCGTGGATCTTGGAAACCTGGTCCAACTCATTGCTTCCAGGGAAGAGGGGATTCAAGCTGAAACGCACAGGCATATAACGATAAGACCGCACAGCACAGATATTTACATAGCTTTTGTTTGCCATTTGTTTATGCTTATAGCTGGTAGGCAGATGCAGCTGAATTACAAAGGCAAAGAgaaattattgttattgtgtaaGACATGATGTCTGTTTAACTGAACTTGTATTACAGGTGAAATGTTGCGCCCTCTTCCTGCAGAAATACCTCATGATTTCAAAGAAGACACAACCGGCGCTCCAAATGTCCATCTTTAAGCTGTAATAGCCATCAGTAAGGAGGCACTCCGGGGCTCTGTACCAGCGGGTGGAGATGTACTCTGTGTGCGGGGGCTTGGAATACACACTCCGACACGAGCCAAAGTCACCGAGCTTCAAAATGTTTTGCTGCAAGTTGTACAgaatttgtgtaaaaaaatgtttttaactggAATCAAACAGTTTCTTTTATAACAAATTACAACAATGATGCATCTCACTTTTATGAGAATGTTTTCTGGCTTCACATCTCTGTGAAAAATCCCacatctgggaaaaaaaagataatctcAGTTTATGTGAATGAGCGATTTCAGTTTTTACTTAAtgattgttttacatttttttttttacctgtgcaTATGTTCAAGTGACTTGCACAGTTGGTACATGTAGTGCTTTACTGTGTGGTCTGGCAGTGGTGTTTGTCTccctgaaagaaacacaaacaccagccattataatttatcatttaCACAGATTTGTAGCACTACAAAACACTACATCTTCAAGTCAACAGGGAGTTATGCATGTACTCTGCCATACTTGCAGACTTACCTTGTATGAATTCATAGATATTCATCTCCATCAGCTCACATATCAAAGACAAAGTTCCAGTTTCTTTGTCGCTGAAACATTATATTACAGTAGTAAGACAAGTCACATCATACAAGTTTAAAATACTACAACAACTGCATATTAGTTGACACTCACAAAATCAATTCATGCAGCTGGATGATATTTGCATGTGGGCTCAGCCTCTTCATTGCTTGAACTTCCCGAAGGTTGTTGGCCTGCTCCACACTTAACAACAGAGAACATGGCAGGTGTATTAATACAGTATACTTACTTGTGTAGTCATAAGGTATATGTGCTTATTTAAACTGTGATATTTAGTGACAGGCTGGGGGAACTGGACAACCCTGCATTACTTTTACATATGGAAAACATTCAATAATAAATGACTGAACAGATTGAGACCCTAGTTACAAACCAGTGCATTGATGACTCATATTTCAAGCAGACATCTATTGTTGTCTCGTCACTACAAGGTCACAGTCAGAGTATGGTGACATTGAATAGGATACTTAAAGCAAAAGGAGGGGTGTCAGGCTGCCAACTCAGGTTTCAATGGCCCATACACAACCCGAGCACAGAGGTACTACACCAGTGATTGCTTGTGCACAGGTTAACCGGTACATGCAGAATTCATACCTGTTTATTGTCTGTTTCATGGTTTTACATGCATAATACTTCCCATCTTTCAGACTCTGGGTTTTCACCACCTCCGAAAATGTGCCCTCCCCAATCTTCTTGATTATTTTGTAGCCTGCaacaataaagaataaaaacagagataattgtgggggagggaggggggggggggggggggggggggggggggggggggcatgccGCATGGCTCATGATTGCATGATCACAAAAACAAGTGGTGTCCTCCGCAGAGGTTTAAAACTAGAACACCCCCATTGGACATTAAGCCCCATGCCGATTGTTCTGGGACTGGGAGGATATTGTGAGTCATATATACGACTgaaactaattattattttcccatGTGTCTTGATTGATGGTTTTTGTCttaatacaaaattaaaaaataatcaaaactaTCAATTTCTCAGACTATTAGCTGACACATTTCAATGTTTCACCAAAGCAACATGAAAAAAGACAAGGAAGACATAAGAAAGcataaatatttgcatttttatgtagtgtt contains:
- the LOC125024155 gene encoding MAPK/MAK/MRK overlapping kinase-like isoform X1, whose product is MVGFFSIRRAPMMHYSNWLIDVKNRASLRNACKTPPNTDWSNRGNVADTHNNNNNEKISEQTVTTYIWKKGYKIIKKIGEGTFSEVVKTQSLKDGKYYACKTMKQTINSVEQANNLREVQAMKRLSPHANIIQLHELIFDKETGTLSLICELMEMNIYEFIQGRQTPLPDHTVKHYMYQLCKSLEHMHRCGIFHRDVKPENILIKQNILKLGDFGSCRSVYSKPPHTEYISTRWYRAPECLLTDGYYSLKMDIWSAGCVFFEIMSLNPLFPGSNELDQVSKIHDVLGTPDQSLLQKFKQSRAMHFNFPPKKGTGISRLIPNCPAPALSLLYQMLAYDPDERISAETALRHTYFREIRMAEKKAETLQRVSETIDGVGSSVMQNSLEHIWRPARIGKQLRGRHTRQTPLMSHNVKHVADPLIRRNIHHYPTELPKLNMVVPGPQISFPVSTMPAFTVTHRGSLPAITSKKCQSQLAKPRDESHRAAFKTYYMPPLERKHGGY
- the LOC125024155 gene encoding MAPK/MAK/MRK overlapping kinase-like isoform X2 → MRRLRLKGMHCYKIIKKIGEGTFSEVVKTQSLKDGKYYACKTMKQTINSVEQANNLREVQAMKRLSPHANIIQLHELIFDKETGTLSLICELMEMNIYEFIQGRQTPLPDHTVKHYMYQLCKSLEHMHRCGIFHRDVKPENILIKQNILKLGDFGSCRSVYSKPPHTEYISTRWYRAPECLLTDGYYSLKMDIWSAGCVFFEIMSLNPLFPGSNELDQVSKIHDVLGTPDQSLLQKFKQSRAMHFNFPPKKGTGISRLIPNCPAPALSLLYQMLAYDPDERISAETALRHTYFREIRMAEKKAETLQRVSETIDGVGSSVMQNSLEHIWRPARIGKQLRGRHTRQTPLMSHNVKHVADPLIRRNIHHYPTELPKLNMVVPGPQISFPVSTMPAFTVTHRGSLPAITSKKCQSQLAKPRDESHRAAFKTYYMPPLERKHGGY